One window of uncultured Trichococcus sp. genomic DNA carries:
- the rpsF gene encoding 30S ribosomal protein S6 — protein sequence MSNYEINYIIRPNIEEEAKAELIARFDSILTDNGAEVIESKDWAKRRLAYEIKDFREGIYHIVKISASDAKAIDEFDRLAKINSDIIRHIVVKEETK from the coding sequence ATGAGCAATTACGAAATCAACTACATTATCCGTCCTAACATCGAAGAAGAAGCTAAAGCAGAATTAATCGCACGTTTCGATTCTATTTTAACAGATAATGGCGCTGAAGTTATTGAATCAAAAGACTGGGCGAAACGCCGTTTAGCTTATGAAATCAAAGATTTTCGTGAAGGTATCTACCATATCGTGAAAATTTCTGCTTCAGATGCTAAAGCAATCGACGAATTCGACCGTCTAGCAAAGATCAATAGCGATATCATTCGCCACATCGTTGTTAAAGAAGAAACTAAGTAA
- the ssb gene encoding single-stranded DNA-binding protein has translation MINNVVLVGRLTKDVDLRYTSSGTAVGTFALAVNRQFTNQAGEREADFINCVIWRKSAENFANFTRKGSLVGITGRIQTRNYENQQGQRVYVTEVVADNFTLLESKTTTEQRPRETGAGSSNQAAPSANFGSSKSFESNQNQGQYNNQYSSPKQNGFSDFNSTADPFSSNGESIDISDDDLPF, from the coding sequence ATGATTAATAATGTTGTCTTAGTCGGCAGACTTACAAAAGATGTTGATTTACGCTATACATCCAGCGGCACAGCAGTCGGAACCTTCGCTCTTGCAGTAAACAGACAGTTTACGAACCAAGCAGGAGAAAGAGAAGCTGACTTCATCAATTGTGTCATCTGGAGAAAATCTGCAGAGAATTTCGCGAATTTCACTCGTAAAGGCTCTTTAGTCGGTATCACTGGCCGAATCCAAACAAGAAATTATGAAAATCAACAAGGACAGCGCGTATACGTGACTGAAGTCGTTGCAGATAATTTCACATTGTTGGAATCGAAAACAACTACCGAACAAAGACCGAGAGAGACTGGCGCAGGTTCTTCAAATCAAGCAGCTCCGAGTGCAAACTTCGGATCAAGCAAATCTTTTGAATCTAACCAAAACCAAGGACAGTATAATAATCAATACTCTTCTCCGAAACAAAACGGTTTTTCTGATTTTAACTCAACTGCTGATCCGTTTTCATCAAACGGAGAATCAATTGACATTTCAGACGATGATTTGCCGTTCTAG
- the rpsR gene encoding 30S ribosomal protein S18, whose translation MAFQRNSRGGRKRKKVCYFCANHIDHVDYKETDLLKRYISEKGKILPRRVTGTCAKHQRTLTVSIKRSRIMALMPFTLAE comes from the coding sequence ATGGCATTTCAACGTAACAGCAGAGGCGGACGCAAACGTAAAAAAGTTTGTTACTTCTGTGCTAACCACATTGATCATGTAGATTACAAAGAGACTGATTTATTGAAACGTTATATATCTGAAAAAGGTAAAATTTTACCTCGTCGTGTAACAGGTACATGCGCTAAACATCAAAGAACTTTGACTGTATCTATCAAACGTTCTCGTATCATGGCTCTTATGCCATTTACATTAGCAGAATAA